In Stomoxys calcitrans chromosome 2, idStoCalc2.1, whole genome shotgun sequence, the following proteins share a genomic window:
- the LOC106081579 gene encoding uncharacterized protein LOC106081579 — translation MDKFYVKPKRSLKAGAAASSTLASSVVGAVSRKSAAEVYPATANARATGVGKFYSKIRHTIEDNLTPKISGKLYKGGKHSKSMTALSSLESSMGKYTLTSKCSDTLESKPTAKQGPSLTTCETSGSSISNYFTQKASGAYVDSDEDEAQLSLNLVKTSLEDEIFEELEKVAHDEHKLNAVLKTFDKIMFDYNDPLPQTKASDSGKDQELSVEMVVNKTNEGEAEARAFAADEGKQANTLSSMAKDPPEGSEINQFSEQLQAVESSQQTDCRHETEWRTANNRKLEKSSSSLSLTRRKCYQSPDSPCLRQMKHVFVQQQQRLRSKSVWELSNSTKIPILKAMPLQKRSKSFCYQSQNTEVVAKQEKPREMDAATAKTSLERSKTGPAAKKMMTRTSKYVNIKPSNDSKGLKSKQTATSIASNPLKVRQEPKSKTRSGDTQVMQPRRTNSNASLTAKTRAAASQSPPVPPRRSKTSDELLDKCLEKGQQILRKVESLKTQQRSPTTGNRKPVVRLKSNGGNKISKEATNTLRRKKLQQKLNYANEDKISPPSLESCRIIPPDFAEHTKRNAALLVNVVHLTNVTRSSITPKRQMSADSGIATNACNSLDFMPPKASAATPTDHESDDSDDSGHISNENMEVTINHQPSSASSTNSLSGIDQQASASNCPAKSMQLASDEPDSVMPRKPQRVCTTCRIAQVESVRLIRTHVEIYPNFTKEVTIRLH, via the coding sequence ATGGATAAGTTTTATGTGAAGCCCAAGAGAAGTTTAAAGGCTGGCGCCGCCGCCTCTTCCACACTGGCCTCCTCCGTTGTGGGGGCGGTATCGAGAAAGTCTGCTGCCGAAGTGTATCCAGCCACAGCAAATGCTCGAGCGACGGGCGTGGGCAAATTCTATTCGAAAATAAGACACACCATAGAGGACAATTTAACGCCAAAGATTAGCGGAAAGCTTTACAAAGGAGGCAAGCATTCCAAGTCAATGACCGCCCTGAGCTCCTTGGAATCATCCATGGGTAAATACACGTTGACGAGCAAATGCTCCGACACGTTGGAGAGCAAGCCAACGGCTAAGCAAGGACCCTCGTTGACCACCTGTGAAACTTCTGGCTCGAGCATTTCAAACTATTTTACACAAAAAGCCTCTGGGGCCTATGTGGACAGCGATGAGGATGAGGCGCAGCTGAGTCTGAATCTGGTAAAGACATCGCTGGAGGATGAAATATTTGAGGAATTGGAAAAAGTCGCCCACGACGAACACAAATTAAATGCGGTGCTAAAAACATTTGATAAAATCATGTTTGACTACAACGACCCACTACCCCAAACAAAGGCCAGCGATAGCGGAAAAGATCAAGAGCTCTCTGTGGAGATGGTTGTAAATAAGACAAACGAGGGGGAGGCGGAGGCGCGGGCCTTTGCCGCCGATGAGGgcaaacaagcaaacacacTCAGTTCTATGGCAAAAGATCCCCCTGAAGGCAGTGAGATAAATCAATTCAGTGAACAATTGCAAGCAGTAGAGAGCAGCCAGCAGACAGATTGTCGCCATGAAACCGAATGGCGAACGGCAAACAATAGGAAACTGGAGAAATCCTCATCTTCCCTTTCGTTGACACGTCGAAAGTGTTATCAGTCTCCGGACTCGCCCTGCCTGCGACAAATGAAGCATGTATTTGTTCAACAGCAGCAGAGGCTACGCTCAAAATCTGTATGGGAACTGTCCAATTCCACAAAGATCCCCATACTGAAGGCCATGCCATTGCAAAAGAGAAGCAAAAGTTTTTGTTATCAATCACAAAACACTGAGGTTGTGGCGAAGCAAGAAAAGCCTAGGGAAATGGATGCAGCGACAGCAAAGACAAGTCTGGAAAGAAGTAAAACAGGGCCAGCTGCTAAGAAAATGATGACCAGGACGTCGAAGTATGTGAACATCAAGCCCTCGAATGACAGCAAAGGattgaaatcaaaacaaactgCAACATCCATTGCCTCCAATCCGCTCAAAGTAAGGCAGGAACCGAAATCTAAAACTCGTTCAGGGGATACTCAAGTCATGCAACCCAGACGCACCAATTCAAATGCAAGTCTTACGGCAAAGACTAGAGCTGCGGCTTCCCAGTCACCACCAGTGCCACCTCGTCGCAGTAAAACCAGCGATGAACTGCTGGACAAATGCTTGGAAAAGGGCCAACAAATATTGAGAAAAGTTGAGTCGTTGAAAACCCAGCAACGCTCCCCAACGACGGGCAATAGAAAACCAGTGGTGCGTCTCAAATCAAATGGCGGCAATAAAATCTCCAAGGAGGCGACCAACACGCTGCGACGCAAAAAGCTGCAGCAAAAACTCAACTATGCCAATGAGGACAAGATTTCGCCGCCCTCATTGGAATCTTGCAGGATTATTCCACCTGACTTTGCCGAGCACACCAAGAGAAATGCCGCATTGCTGGTGAACGTGGTGCACTTGACGAATGTCACCCGCAGCTCCATAACTCCCAAACGACAAATGTCTGCAGACAGTGGCATTGCTACGAACGCTTGCAATTCGTTAGACTTCATGCCTCCCAAAGCCTCAGCAGCTACACCCACAGACCATGAGTCCGATGATTCGGATGATTCTGGCCATATTTCAAATGAGAATATGGAAGTTACCATCAATCACCAGCCATCGAGTGCCTCATCGACGAACAGCTTAAGCGGAATCGACCAGCAAGCATCAGCCTCAAACTGCCCCGCAAAGAGTATGCAATTGGCCAGTGACGAACCTGACAGCGTTATGCCAAGAAAGCCTCAGCGTGTTTGCACCACATGTCGTATAGCCCAGGTGGAGTCGGTCAGGCTAATACGAACGCATGTTGAAATCTATCCCAACTTCACCAAAGAGGTAACTATTAGGCTTCACTAG